One genomic segment of bacterium includes these proteins:
- a CDS encoding glutamate synthase-related protein — protein sequence MAKAKNITEFIIERDERKCIKCQACVRVCANDVHSYDEGNDVFSDNTKCVGCHFCEDICPTSALTIRQNPSETKKNANWTRDYIYRIVKQAETGGIVLTGMGNDKQYKNYFEHIVLNAAQVTNPSIDPLREPMELRTFIGRKPDRVRYEKSGDGRYLLKENISNLLQLEIPVMFSAMSFGSISLNACKSLAMAASSSGIYWNTGEGGLHKDLYPYAERAIVQIASGRFGVNAEYLNRASAVEIKIGQGAKPGIGGHLPGEKVSEEISLTRMIPEGTDAISPAPHHDIYSIEDLRQLIFAIKEATSYKKPVGVKIAAVHNVAPIASGIVRAGADFVTIDGIRGGTGAAPMVIRDNVGIPIELAVAVVDQRLREEGIRNQASVIAAGGFKTSADIIKAIALGADAVY from the coding sequence AGGCATGTGTAAGGGTATGTGCCAATGATGTACACAGTTATGATGAAGGGAATGATGTTTTTTCAGATAATACAAAATGTGTCGGATGTCATTTCTGTGAAGATATATGTCCAACATCTGCCCTGACCATAAGACAGAATCCTTCAGAAACTAAGAAAAATGCTAACTGGACGAGGGACTATATATACAGGATAGTTAAACAGGCAGAGACAGGTGGTATAGTTCTAACAGGAATGGGGAATGATAAACAATATAAAAACTATTTTGAACATATTGTTCTTAATGCAGCACAGGTCACTAATCCTTCTATAGACCCTTTGAGAGAACCAATGGAGTTAAGAACATTTATAGGAAGGAAACCCGACAGGGTAAGATATGAGAAGAGTGGAGATGGAAGATATCTTTTGAAAGAAAATATCTCTAATCTTCTTCAATTGGAAATTCCTGTTATGTTTTCTGCGATGAGTTTTGGTTCAATATCTCTTAATGCCTGTAAATCACTCGCTATGGCAGCGAGTAGTTCGGGAATATACTGGAATACAGGAGAAGGGGGACTCCATAAAGACCTGTATCCTTATGCGGAAAGAGCAATTGTACAGATAGCGAGTGGAAGATTTGGGGTTAATGCTGAGTATCTTAATAGAGCATCTGCTGTTGAAATAAAAATAGGGCAGGGGGCAAAACCAGGTATAGGTGGACATCTTCCTGGAGAGAAAGTTTCTGAGGAGATTTCTCTTACCAGAATGATACCGGAAGGGACAGATGCTATAAGTCCTGCACCACATCATGATATATATTCCATAGAAGACCTGCGGCAACTTATATTTGCTATAAAAGAGGCAACTTCTTATAAAAAACCGGTGGGAGTAAAAATTGCTGCAGTACATAATGTTGCACCTATAGCAAGTGGTATTGTAAGGGCAGGTGCGGATTTTGTCACAATAGATGGTATAAGAGGGGGTACAGGCGCAGCACCTATGGTTATAAGAGATAATGTGGGTATCCCTATAGAACTTGCTGTGGCTGTTGTTGACCAGAGATTGAGAGAAGAAGGTATAAGAAACCAGGCATCAGTAATAGCGGCAGGTGGTTTTAAGACAAGTGCTGATATAATAAAAGCCATTGCCCTCGGTGCAGATGCTGTATATAT